One window of the Zea mays cultivar B73 chromosome 3, Zm-B73-REFERENCE-NAM-5.0, whole genome shotgun sequence genome contains the following:
- the LOC100384555 gene encoding uncharacterized protein, whose amino-acid sequence MTSQREHGRNAECTRFHDARLSWTTPQLPHKNGSSSSSPDLASGATSSAAESGTSSKESSVSSKESSATCSAAESSASSKESSTSSKESSADSESESMARREQGKRMRDASKAKRMRDASRVVRCLHVRRAVLACLAWALIHHVGFLASCGVCMRDRVIMHGVRC is encoded by the coding sequence ATGACATCGCAGCGAGAGCATGGACGAAATGCCGAGTGCACACGGTTCCACGATGCACGGTTGTCATGGACGACGCCGCAGCTACCACATAAAAATGGGTCGAGCTCCAGCTCGCCGGACTTGGCCTCCGGCGCGACCTCCTCTGCTGCTGAGTCCGGCACGAGCTCGAAGGAGTCCAGCGTGAGCTCGAAGGAGTCCAGCGCGACCTGCTCTGCTGCTGAGTCCAGCGCGAGCTCGAAGGAGTCCAGCACGAGCTCGAAGGAGTCCAGCGCGGATTCAGAGTCGGAGTCCATGGCGAGGCGCGAGCAAGGAAAGCGAATGCGAGACGCGAGCAAGGCGAAGCGAATGCGAGACGCGAGCAGAGTCGTGCGGTGTTTGCATGTCAGGCGCGCGGTGCTTGCATGTTTGGCGTGGGCGTTAATACATCACGTTGGTTTCCTTGCATCGTGCGGTGTTTGCATGCGAGACAGAGTAATAATGCATGGCGTGCGGTGTTAA